In one Candidatus Polarisedimenticolaceae bacterium genomic region, the following are encoded:
- a CDS encoding fused MFS/spermidine synthase has product MVESNAERPSLPPRWLVFGLFFLSGVTGLVYQVIWLRQLTLIFGATAYASSAVLSTFMGGLALGSYWASNRGDAWPRPLRAYGVLELGVSAYAAIIPALLSLLTPVLGAAWQLGAGRHFVVLALIKFVAIALLILPATTLMGATLPVLSRVALQYRSGLGSGVGALYTVNTCGAVAGTFVAAFAALPALGMKRTLGLTIALNVLVAVVAWVAGSAPQSRATPESPRPSESGTVPGRWLIGTFAASGAAAMVLEVAWTRGLALVFGSSVYAYASMLGAFLIGLASGAACATAFLKRRPGADATLAFSIALGAAGLLSFGTAYGIQTLPHLFGDIYFRWSPSPEGWWAVQVGLALLIMFPTTFALGWIFPLVLEAAGVSRRGVASAVGRVYAANTLGTIVGAAAGGFLLIPVLGVGRTLIGVAVAQLLLGAAMAPRTAARGRSWVATAFASGAVCCVLLRPSWDVLLMNSGVYMNIQNFTDRGGWTAFLNQVRQDNTLVLARDGLTASVVVANQPKAKNLYLTVNGKTDASSREDLETQIMAGQLPLLLHPQPKDVLVIGLASGISVGSVASHPVEHIRVVEVESAMIEAARAFGPHNGQVLDDPRVTVSINDARNELQFDASTYDVIVSEPSNPWMTVAANLFTEDFFRIAKNRLRADGVFGQWVQAYCLGPEQLRSIIGAFQRSFPHTLVFETLHGVDLLLVGSDRPLVLDAAILDDRISEFRVRLDLARVGISSTDDLAGMLQNGGDGLRSVLTGAHTNTDDNGYVEFAAPKALYLDSQDANLAMLQGTAPDPFDTIRPLVRATGDEDSFRLALIRRWILRDDVDRAKKAISFLNAPDAVARAQALLPGTSVPPQ; this is encoded by the coding sequence GTGGTCGAATCCAACGCTGAGCGTCCGTCGCTCCCACCCCGATGGCTCGTCTTTGGGCTCTTCTTCCTGTCCGGCGTCACGGGTCTTGTCTATCAGGTCATCTGGCTCCGTCAGCTCACACTGATCTTCGGCGCTACGGCCTACGCGTCGAGCGCGGTCCTCTCCACGTTCATGGGCGGCCTCGCGCTCGGTTCGTACTGGGCGTCGAACCGGGGCGACGCATGGCCCCGGCCGCTCCGCGCCTATGGTGTGCTGGAGCTGGGCGTATCCGCTTACGCGGCGATCATCCCCGCGCTCCTATCGCTCCTCACGCCCGTCTTGGGCGCCGCGTGGCAGCTCGGCGCGGGGCGGCATTTCGTCGTTCTCGCGCTGATCAAGTTCGTCGCGATCGCGCTCCTCATCCTTCCGGCCACGACTCTCATGGGCGCGACGCTCCCCGTCCTCTCGCGCGTGGCCCTTCAATACCGGAGCGGTCTCGGCAGTGGCGTCGGCGCTCTCTACACCGTCAATACCTGCGGCGCGGTCGCCGGCACGTTCGTGGCGGCGTTCGCGGCGCTCCCTGCGCTCGGAATGAAGAGAACGCTCGGGCTGACGATCGCGCTCAATGTGCTCGTGGCGGTCGTCGCTTGGGTCGCCGGCTCCGCGCCTCAGAGCCGGGCCACTCCCGAGTCCCCTCGACCCTCGGAGAGCGGCACAGTGCCCGGGCGCTGGTTGATCGGCACCTTCGCGGCGTCGGGCGCGGCAGCGATGGTCCTGGAAGTCGCCTGGACGCGCGGCCTGGCGCTCGTGTTCGGGAGCTCGGTCTACGCCTACGCTTCCATGCTGGGCGCCTTCTTGATCGGCCTCGCCTCCGGTGCCGCCTGCGCCACAGCGTTTCTCAAAAGGCGGCCGGGAGCTGACGCGACCCTGGCGTTTTCGATCGCGCTCGGCGCCGCGGGCCTGCTCTCCTTCGGGACGGCCTACGGCATCCAGACCCTCCCGCACCTCTTCGGCGATATCTATTTCCGGTGGAGCCCGTCTCCGGAGGGTTGGTGGGCGGTGCAGGTCGGCCTGGCCCTTCTCATCATGTTTCCTACGACGTTCGCTCTGGGCTGGATCTTTCCGCTCGTTCTCGAAGCAGCCGGAGTATCCCGTCGAGGGGTGGCATCGGCGGTAGGACGTGTTTACGCCGCGAACACGCTCGGAACGATCGTGGGCGCCGCGGCGGGCGGGTTCCTCCTGATCCCGGTCCTGGGAGTCGGACGCACGCTCATCGGTGTCGCGGTGGCCCAGCTCCTTCTCGGGGCGGCGATGGCGCCGCGAACCGCGGCCCGAGGCCGGTCGTGGGTAGCGACCGCCTTCGCATCGGGCGCCGTCTGCTGCGTGCTCTTGCGGCCGTCGTGGGACGTCCTGCTCATGAACAGCGGCGTCTACATGAACATCCAGAATTTTACGGACCGCGGCGGTTGGACGGCTTTCCTCAACCAGGTTCGCCAGGACAACACGCTCGTCCTGGCGCGGGACGGCCTGACCGCGTCGGTCGTCGTCGCCAACCAGCCGAAAGCGAAGAACCTGTACCTGACGGTCAACGGCAAGACCGATGCGTCGTCGCGCGAAGACCTCGAGACCCAGATCATGGCGGGCCAGCTCCCGCTCCTTCTGCATCCCCAACCGAAGGACGTCCTCGTCATCGGGCTGGCGAGCGGGATCAGCGTCGGATCGGTCGCGAGCCACCCCGTCGAGCACATCCGAGTCGTCGAGGTCGAGTCGGCGATGATCGAAGCGGCGCGCGCGTTCGGCCCACACAACGGTCAGGTTCTCGACGACCCGCGCGTCACCGTCTCGATCAACGACGCGAGGAACGAGCTGCAGTTCGATGCGTCGACCTACGACGTCATCGTCTCGGAGCCGTCCAATCCGTGGATGACGGTCGCGGCGAACCTCTTCACCGAAGATTTTTTCCGAATCGCGAAGAACCGCCTGCGCGCCGACGGAGTCTTCGGACAGTGGGTCCAGGCCTACTGCCTCGGTCCCGAACAGCTCCGGTCGATCATCGGTGCGTTCCAGCGGAGCTTTCCCCACACGCTCGTCTTCGAGACACTGCACGGGGTCGACCTTCTGCTCGTCGGATCGGACCGGCCTCTCGTTCTGGACGCCGCGATACTCGATGACCGGATTTCCGAGTTTCGCGTGCGGCTCGATCTCGCCCGGGTCGGAATCTCGTCAACGGATGATCTCGCCGGGATGCTTCAGAATGGTGGAGACGGGCTGCGATCGGTCCTGACGGGGGCTCACACCAACACCGACGACAACGGCTACGTCGAGTTCGCCGCGCCGAAAGCGCTGTATCTCGATAGTCAGGATGCGAATCTGGCAATGCTCCAAGGGACCGCTCCCGATCCCTTCGACACGATCCGGCCGCTCGTCCGCGCGACCGGCGACGAGGACTCGTTCCGGCTCGCGCTGATTCGCCGGTGGATCCTGCGGGATGACGTGGATAGGGCGAAAAAGGCGATTTCTTTTCTCAACGCTCCGGACGCAGTCGCGCGCGCTCAGGCTCTCCTGCCTGGCACATCCGTGCCGCCCCAATGA
- a CDS encoding peptidylprolyl isomerase, protein MRRVIGSWFVFLSMATAAGAATPAKPAAAPVKAVLELNQQFYYVGEPLNIRVTLSNPGAAEVSNPVKSPVIGAFTVADASGAKIAPTGKSAAEEPARRAKLAPKEFYGVAVELSKVYPQLSTKGRYTIGWSADGVAADSIIVTVIPKFDPGKNYSAKVETEAGTFTIDLMKSTAPIATKSFVDMANAGFYDGLLIHEIRSDQAIAGGDPTGTGGGQAPIRFPAELSAIPVVAGTVVLKPAGLAPPANSSQFIISLRPEPKWTGQFTVLGQVTNGLEVVKKISNLPSTDRPNFRPMTEIHTVHVTVIEN, encoded by the coding sequence ATGCGGCGCGTGATCGGATCGTGGTTCGTGTTCCTGTCGATGGCCACGGCGGCTGGAGCGGCCACGCCGGCGAAGCCGGCCGCGGCCCCCGTGAAGGCGGTGTTGGAGCTCAATCAGCAGTTCTATTACGTCGGCGAGCCGCTCAACATCCGCGTCACACTGTCGAACCCGGGCGCGGCGGAGGTCTCGAACCCGGTCAAGAGCCCGGTGATCGGCGCCTTCACCGTTGCCGATGCGTCCGGAGCCAAGATCGCGCCCACGGGCAAGTCGGCAGCCGAAGAGCCGGCTCGGCGAGCGAAGCTCGCGCCGAAGGAGTTCTACGGGGTGGCCGTCGAGCTTTCGAAGGTCTATCCCCAGCTGTCGACCAAGGGTCGCTACACGATCGGATGGTCCGCCGACGGGGTCGCCGCCGACAGCATCATCGTCACGGTCATCCCGAAGTTCGACCCGGGGAAGAACTACAGCGCCAAGGTCGAGACCGAGGCCGGGACGTTCACCATCGACCTGATGAAATCCACAGCCCCGATCGCCACGAAATCATTCGTCGACATGGCGAACGCCGGCTTCTACGACGGTCTGCTCATCCACGAGATCCGCAGCGACCAGGCGATCGCCGGTGGGGACCCGACCGGAACCGGCGGTGGTCAGGCCCCGATCCGCTTTCCGGCCGAGCTCTCCGCGATCCCGGTCGTCGCCGGCACGGTCGTCCTCAAGCCGGCGGGCCTGGCGCCTCCGGCGAACAGCTCCCAATTCATCATTTCGCTCCGTCCGGAGCCGAAATGGACGGGGCAATTCACCGTCCTGGGCCAGGTCACCAATGGCCTCGAGGTCGTCAAGAAGATCTCGAACCTGCCCAGCACCGACCGCCCGAATTTCCGTCCCATGACCGAGATCCATACGGTCCACGTGACCGTCATCGAGAACTAA
- a CDS encoding phosphoribosyltransferase family protein, whose protein sequence is MRWLSRWGTLAATHLLPADCFVCSRRLVRHHLGACPSCWSALVPLGGSCCVRCAIPLGPAGSPRGLCLRCAIRPFPLDEAMAAVAYRGVAARFLLRAKQGARPELLEPLAHQLLVAASDSGILARADVIVPVPSSFLSRVRRGFSPGHEIARTLARASSLSWRPHGLRRRGSVPAFKALGASERWKRAEGAIGARGRFTDADVLLVDDVMTTGATLAACARALRRAGAATVRAAVWARTPVPEERFDPGPEGRL, encoded by the coding sequence ATGCGTTGGCTCTCGCGATGGGGGACGCTCGCCGCGACCCATCTGCTTCCGGCCGACTGCTTCGTATGCAGCCGCCGCCTCGTTCGTCACCATCTCGGTGCCTGTCCCTCGTGCTGGTCGGCGCTCGTGCCGCTCGGAGGATCGTGCTGCGTCCGCTGCGCGATCCCGCTCGGGCCTGCGGGCTCGCCGAGGGGACTGTGCCTTCGCTGCGCGATCCGCCCGTTCCCGCTGGACGAAGCGATGGCGGCGGTCGCCTATCGCGGTGTCGCGGCGCGCTTCCTCCTGCGGGCGAAGCAGGGTGCCCGGCCGGAGCTGCTCGAGCCGCTCGCGCATCAGCTGCTGGTCGCGGCATCCGATTCCGGAATCCTGGCCCGTGCCGACGTCATCGTTCCGGTTCCCTCCTCGTTCCTCTCACGCGTCCGTCGGGGATTCAGCCCAGGTCACGAAATCGCCCGCACCCTCGCTCGCGCGTCTTCGCTCTCCTGGCGGCCGCACGGCCTGAGGCGCCGCGGGTCGGTTCCCGCGTTCAAAGCGCTCGGCGCATCCGAGCGATGGAAGCGTGCCGAAGGAGCGATCGGCGCACGCGGGCGCTTCACGGATGCCGACGTGCTGCTGGTCGATGACGTGATGACCACCGGCGCCACGCTGGCGGCGTGCGCGCGGGCGCTGCGCCGGGCGGGAGCCGCCACCGTGAGGGCGGCGGTGTGGGCGCGTACGCCTGTTCCGGAAGAACGCTTTGACCCGGGTCCCGAGGGACGCCTATAA
- a CDS encoding lipopolysaccharide assembly protein LapA domain-containing protein, with product MKLRTFLYILVAMGAALAIITLFVANRAVLLDHRFHFWGGIDLPVGLAMIVFFVAGVVITLLAGLTREASRMMDGWRLRKANRTTEEVEEEFARGLSAVLEGRDDEALSHFRAVLEHDSRHFNTLLKLGEVLRGQERFDEAIEYHRKAHHLKDDDTRPLYALVEDYEAKGDLERARTVLGRIIALKRDSISAWRKLRWLHMKERNWTKALAAHQRAEKRSKTRDPRDDSDRRFGIGIRFEIATEQLAAGKPKEAAATLRKLIKDDPQFIPAHVRIGEALRAEGLLNEAVESWFQGFESTGSPIFLTVLEEHYLDQEQPLAAIEALKRCVARARKDTLPRFYLGKLFFRLEMLDDALAVLQALDGRASYAPTLHYLLGRIHERRRNWRDASSEYRRVIKEMELVQLEYRCRACRDTRADWAPRCTQCGEWNTIEVDFREEISLEELGLAPAPVYSARS from the coding sequence ATGAAGCTTCGCACCTTCCTCTACATTCTCGTCGCGATGGGCGCGGCTCTCGCGATCATCACCTTGTTCGTCGCGAACCGCGCGGTGCTCCTGGATCACCGCTTCCATTTCTGGGGTGGTATCGACCTCCCCGTCGGCTTGGCGATGATCGTCTTCTTCGTGGCCGGGGTGGTGATCACCCTCCTCGCCGGTCTCACCCGCGAGGCCTCGAGGATGATGGACGGGTGGCGCCTCCGCAAAGCCAACCGCACGACCGAGGAAGTGGAGGAGGAATTCGCGCGGGGCCTCTCCGCGGTCCTCGAAGGGCGGGACGACGAGGCACTCTCGCATTTCCGCGCGGTGCTCGAGCACGACAGCCGTCACTTCAACACGCTCTTGAAATTGGGCGAGGTGCTCCGCGGACAGGAGCGGTTCGACGAGGCGATCGAGTACCACCGGAAGGCCCACCACCTGAAGGACGACGACACGCGACCGCTCTACGCCCTCGTCGAGGACTACGAAGCCAAGGGCGACCTCGAGCGCGCCCGCACGGTGCTCGGCCGGATCATCGCCCTGAAACGCGACTCGATCTCGGCGTGGCGGAAGCTCCGCTGGCTCCACATGAAGGAGAGGAACTGGACGAAAGCGCTCGCCGCACACCAGCGCGCCGAGAAGCGCTCGAAAACGCGGGATCCGCGCGACGACTCGGATCGCCGGTTCGGCATCGGAATCCGGTTCGAGATCGCGACCGAGCAGCTGGCGGCGGGCAAGCCGAAGGAAGCCGCCGCGACGCTGCGCAAGCTCATCAAGGACGATCCGCAGTTCATCCCCGCGCACGTGCGGATCGGAGAGGCGCTCCGTGCCGAAGGCCTTTTGAACGAGGCGGTCGAGTCGTGGTTCCAGGGGTTCGAATCTACGGGGTCGCCGATCTTCCTCACGGTGCTCGAGGAGCACTACCTCGATCAGGAGCAGCCGCTGGCCGCGATCGAGGCGCTCAAGCGTTGTGTCGCGAGGGCCCGGAAGGACACGCTGCCGCGCTTCTACCTGGGGAAGCTCTTCTTCCGCCTGGAAATGCTCGACGACGCGCTCGCGGTGCTCCAGGCTCTGGACGGACGCGCGTCGTACGCTCCCACGCTCCACTACCTCCTCGGTCGCATTCACGAGCGTCGTCGCAACTGGCGCGACGCGTCGTCGGAGTACCGGCGGGTGATCAAGGAGATGGAGCTCGTGCAGCTCGAGTACCGCTGCCGCGCGTGCCGCGACACGCGCGCCGACTGGGCTCCTCGCTGCACACAGTGCGGTGAATGGAACACGATCGAAGTCGATTTCCGCGAGGAGATCTCCCTCGAGGAGCTCGGCCTCGCCCCGGCTCCCGTCTACAGCGCGCGAAGCTGA
- a CDS encoding 23S rRNA (pseudouridine(1915)-N(3))-methyltransferase RlmH, with translation MRLIVLSVGQPPRGPAAELVEDYVSRIRRFGISLDLRFVKEVRPSGRFTDAHRREREARALTEALAEDANRIALAPGPATTTSEQLARKLERWASPLAAFVIGGPTGLDPAFVRASEATLSLSAMTLPHELARVVLVEQLYRAVTILRHVPYHK, from the coding sequence GTGAGGCTCATCGTCCTGAGCGTCGGGCAGCCTCCGCGCGGCCCCGCCGCGGAGCTGGTGGAGGATTACGTCTCCCGCATCCGGCGGTTCGGCATCTCGCTCGACCTCCGCTTCGTCAAGGAGGTGCGGCCTTCCGGCCGGTTCACCGACGCGCACCGTCGCGAGCGGGAGGCGCGTGCGCTGACGGAGGCCCTTGCGGAGGACGCCAACAGGATCGCCCTCGCGCCCGGCCCGGCGACGACCACGAGCGAGCAGCTCGCCCGGAAGCTCGAACGGTGGGCCTCGCCGCTGGCGGCGTTCGTCATCGGAGGCCCCACGGGGCTCGACCCGGCGTTCGTGCGCGCATCCGAGGCCACGCTCTCGCTGTCGGCGATGACGCTTCCGCACGAGCTCGCGCGCGTCGTGCTCGTCGAGCAGCTCTACCGTGCGGTGACGATCCTTCGGCACGTGCCGTACCACAAGTGA
- a CDS encoding sigma-54 dependent transcriptional regulator, which produces MPDFLSRDPVFLESLRIAERAAAASSNVLIVGESGTGKSRMARWIHAHGARSEAPLVEVACANVPPELFESEMFGHEAGAFTDAREARAGRLERADRGTLFLDDLQELDLAAQAKLLRAIEERRFERIGGRSTLEVDIRVLSSARGDPQRLIAAGRLREDLLYRLDVLRIEMVPLRRRPADIPALAERLLEELAERHGGGPKRLAPETIEHLVAHPWPGNVRELRHAIERGVILSAAELLMPSDLSDAFSVAASSMILDAAEREITLADLERAYIDEVLRKTRGNKSAAARILGIHRKTLHEKLRA; this is translated from the coding sequence ATGCCGGACTTTCTCTCGCGCGACCCTGTCTTCCTCGAGTCTCTCCGCATCGCGGAGCGCGCCGCCGCCGCTTCCTCGAACGTTCTCATCGTCGGCGAGTCGGGAACCGGGAAGAGCCGCATGGCGCGGTGGATCCACGCTCATGGCGCGCGCTCGGAGGCACCGCTCGTGGAGGTGGCGTGCGCGAACGTCCCCCCCGAGCTCTTCGAGAGCGAGATGTTCGGTCACGAGGCCGGCGCTTTCACCGATGCCCGTGAGGCGCGGGCCGGCCGCCTCGAGCGGGCCGACCGCGGAACGCTCTTCCTCGACGATCTTCAGGAGCTCGATCTCGCGGCGCAGGCGAAGCTGCTGCGCGCGATCGAGGAGCGTCGCTTCGAGCGGATCGGCGGACGCAGCACGCTCGAAGTCGACATCCGTGTCCTCTCGTCCGCGCGCGGCGATCCGCAACGCCTCATCGCAGCCGGCCGCCTGCGCGAAGACCTCCTCTACCGTCTCGACGTCTTGCGCATCGAGATGGTCCCCTTGCGCCGCAGGCCGGCCGACATCCCCGCGCTCGCGGAGCGCCTCCTCGAAGAGCTGGCGGAACGCCACGGCGGCGGGCCGAAGCGCTTGGCGCCGGAGACGATCGAGCACCTCGTCGCCCATCCGTGGCCCGGCAACGTCCGGGAGCTCCGGCATGCGATCGAGCGCGGGGTCATCCTGTCGGCGGCCGAGCTGCTCATGCCTTCCGACCTCTCCGACGCCTTCTCCGTCGCCGCATCGTCGATGATCCTCGACGCCGCCGAGCGCGAGATCACGCTCGCGGACCTCGAACGCGCGTACATCGACGAGGTTCTCCGCAAGACCCGCGGGAACAAGTCCGCCGCGGCGCGCATCCTCGGGATCCACCGGAAGACGCTGCACGAGAAGCTGCGCGCGTGA
- the rsfS gene encoding ribosome silencing factor: protein MEAARDKKAEDILVLDLRGLCDFTDYFVICHGSNSRQVLAIADAVEERLREEATLKPKHVEGRRTGDWVLLDFIDVVVHVFQDEKRAFFGLERLWGDARRVALPGTTATIPRAGRRRPGISS, encoded by the coding sequence GTGGAAGCCGCCCGCGACAAGAAGGCGGAAGACATCCTGGTTCTCGATCTCAGAGGACTCTGCGACTTCACCGATTACTTCGTCATCTGCCACGGCTCGAACTCCCGGCAAGTTCTCGCGATCGCGGACGCGGTCGAGGAGCGCCTGCGCGAAGAGGCCACCCTCAAGCCGAAGCACGTCGAGGGCCGCCGGACAGGCGACTGGGTGCTCTTGGATTTCATCGACGTCGTCGTTCATGTCTTCCAGGACGAGAAACGGGCGTTCTTCGGGCTCGAGCGGCTCTGGGGAGATGCGCGGCGCGTGGCGCTTCCCGGCACCACCGCGACGATCCCTCGCGCGGGACGAAGGCGCCCCGGCATTTCGAGCTGA
- the nadD gene encoding nicotinate (nicotinamide) nucleotide adenylyltransferase, translated as MTAAAILGGSFDPVHRGHIVLAAGARRTLGVERVFLLPCAEPTHKPGRRLAARYHRLEMLALATEGVPGLAVSTFEIARGGHRYTIDTLRALREEGLRTVFLVGSDALAELDSWRDYTELLAEFDFGVVERPDEVGHARGATLPEAVRERLHDLPATGPPPGKGGRIFRLAVDTLPVSSSLVRQRRFEGRAIGDLVPPRVARYIQRHGLYEEEAHR; from the coding sequence ATGACCGCGGCCGCGATCCTCGGCGGGAGCTTCGATCCCGTTCATCGCGGTCACATCGTCCTGGCTGCCGGAGCGCGCCGCACGCTCGGCGTCGAGCGCGTGTTCCTCCTGCCGTGCGCGGAGCCAACGCACAAGCCCGGCCGGCGTCTCGCCGCGCGCTACCACCGCCTCGAGATGTTGGCTCTCGCCACCGAGGGCGTACCCGGCCTCGCGGTCTCGACGTTCGAGATCGCCCGCGGCGGCCACCGGTACACGATCGACACGCTGCGCGCCCTTCGCGAGGAGGGGCTCCGGACCGTGTTCCTCGTAGGCTCCGATGCGCTTGCCGAGCTCGACTCGTGGAGGGACTACACCGAACTTCTCGCCGAGTTCGACTTCGGGGTCGTCGAGCGCCCAGACGAGGTCGGCCACGCTCGAGGAGCGACGCTCCCCGAGGCGGTGCGCGAACGGCTTCACGACCTTCCCGCGACGGGACCGCCGCCCGGGAAAGGCGGCCGGATCTTTCGTCTCGCCGTCGACACCCTCCCCGTGTCGTCCAGCCTCGTGCGACAGCGCCGCTTCGAAGGAAGGGCCATCGGCGATCTTGTTCCCCCACGCGTCGCCCGGTATATTCAGCGTCACGGCCTGTACGAGGAGGAGGCCCACCGCTGA
- the obgE gene encoding GTPase ObgE — MFVDEARITVMGGDGGNGCVSFRREKFVPKGGPDGGDGGHGGSVILVADPEINTLLPFRYKTIFRADRGRHGEGAQRTGRSGDDLEVHVPIGTLVFDESDDASLADLAQGGDRSVVAAGGMGGRGNARFTSSTNRAPTRHEPGREGQQRQLRLELKLLADVGLVGFPNAGKSTLLSRISAAKPKIADYPFTTLAPVLGVAAVDAHKTLVVADIPGLIEGAHQGAGLGDRFLRHVERCRVLLHLVDPHTPLGFRGAVDAIDRELALYSAALATKPQILVLTKADSMQRDAEILVEAKREAKRRKRSLHVVSAVSGTGLTPLLRAAAEAVGRAGATG, encoded by the coding sequence ATGTTCGTCGACGAAGCCCGCATCACCGTCATGGGTGGCGACGGTGGGAACGGCTGCGTGTCGTTCCGTCGCGAGAAGTTCGTTCCCAAGGGGGGCCCGGACGGCGGCGACGGCGGACACGGCGGTTCCGTGATCCTCGTCGCAGATCCCGAGATCAATACCCTCCTTCCGTTCCGCTACAAGACGATCTTCCGCGCCGACCGTGGACGGCACGGGGAAGGTGCCCAACGCACCGGCCGCTCCGGCGACGACCTCGAAGTTCACGTGCCGATCGGGACGCTCGTCTTCGATGAATCGGATGACGCTTCCCTCGCCGATCTCGCGCAAGGAGGCGACCGGTCGGTCGTCGCCGCCGGCGGGATGGGCGGCCGTGGCAACGCTCGCTTCACTTCGTCCACGAACCGGGCGCCGACCCGGCACGAGCCCGGACGCGAGGGCCAGCAGCGGCAGCTCCGCCTCGAGCTGAAGCTGCTCGCGGACGTGGGACTCGTCGGGTTCCCGAACGCGGGTAAGTCCACGCTCCTCTCCCGGATCTCCGCGGCGAAACCGAAGATCGCCGACTATCCGTTCACGACGCTGGCCCCGGTGCTCGGCGTCGCCGCCGTCGACGCCCACAAGACGCTGGTCGTGGCGGATATTCCGGGACTCATCGAGGGCGCGCACCAGGGCGCGGGACTCGGCGACCGATTCCTCCGGCACGTCGAGCGATGCCGCGTCCTTCTCCACCTCGTCGACCCTCACACGCCGCTCGGATTCCGGGGAGCGGTGGATGCGATCGACCGGGAGCTGGCGCTCTACAGCGCCGCGTTGGCGACGAAGCCTCAGATCCTCGTCTTGACGAAGGCGGACTCGATGCAGCGCGACGCCGAGATCCTGGTCGAGGCGAAGCGGGAGGCCAAGCGACGCAAGCGATCGCTCCACGTCGTCTCCGCCGTCTCGGGGACCGGGCTCACGCCGCTCTTGCGCGCCGCCGCCGAAGCCGTCGGCCGGGCGGGTGCGACCGGATGA
- the rpmA gene encoding 50S ribosomal protein L27 — MAHKKAGGSSRNGRDSNSQRLGVKRFDGQVIHGGSIIVRQRGTPIKPGVNVGRGKDDTLFALVTGTVKFQDRGRMGRFVSILPVE; from the coding sequence ATGGCACACAAGAAAGCCGGCGGCAGCTCGAGAAACGGTCGCGATTCGAATTCCCAGCGCCTCGGCGTGAAGCGCTTCGACGGCCAGGTCATCCACGGCGGATCGATCATCGTTCGTCAGCGCGGGACTCCGATCAAACCCGGCGTCAACGTCGGCCGCGGCAAGGACGACACCCTCTTCGCGCTCGTGACCGGCACGGTGAAATTCCAGGACCGCGGCCGCATGGGCCGCTTCGTCAGCATCCTTCCGGTCGAGTAG
- the rplU gene encoding 50S ribosomal protein L21, whose amino-acid sequence MYAVIETGGKQHRVQVGEVVRVERLDLEEGAAVVFERVLALGEGEGLRFGSPTVSGASVRGTVIEQGRSKKVLIFRYRPRQNASRRRGGHRQDYTAVKIEAIES is encoded by the coding sequence ATGTACGCTGTGATCGAGACGGGCGGGAAGCAGCACCGCGTCCAGGTGGGTGAGGTCGTGCGCGTCGAGCGTCTCGATCTCGAAGAAGGGGCGGCGGTCGTCTTCGAGCGTGTGCTCGCGCTGGGCGAAGGCGAAGGATTGCGCTTCGGCTCGCCGACGGTGTCCGGAGCGTCGGTGCGCGGAACCGTGATCGAGCAGGGCCGCTCCAAGAAGGTTCTGATCTTCCGGTATCGCCCGCGGCAGAACGCGAGCCGCCGGCGCGGCGGACACCGCCAGGACTACACCGCGGTCAAGATCGAAGCGATCGAGTCGTAA
- a CDS encoding ADP-ribosylation factor-like protein codes for MTFINYAAREINCKIVYYGPGLGGKTTNIQFIYDKTGTGSKGKLISLATESERTLFFDFLPIELGTIRGFRTRFHLYTVPGQVFYDASRKLILKGVDGVVFVADSQEARMDANVESIRNLRENLKEHGYTMERVPYVLQLNKRDLPTAVPTADLVSALRLNEEPVFEAVAPKGVGVFETLKAVVKSVLVDLKNR; via the coding sequence ATGACCTTCATCAACTACGCCGCACGCGAGATCAACTGCAAGATCGTCTATTACGGGCCCGGTCTGGGCGGCAAGACGACCAACATCCAGTTCATCTACGACAAGACCGGCACCGGCTCGAAGGGAAAGCTCATCTCGCTGGCGACGGAGAGCGAGCGGACGCTCTTCTTCGACTTCCTCCCCATCGAGCTCGGAACGATCCGGGGCTTCCGCACGCGCTTCCACCTCTACACGGTTCCCGGCCAGGTCTTCTACGACGCTTCCCGGAAGCTCATCCTCAAAGGTGTCGACGGCGTCGTCTTCGTGGCGGATTCCCAGGAAGCCCGGATGGACGCGAACGTCGAGTCGATCCGGAACCTCAGGGAGAATCTCAAGGAGCACGGTTACACGATGGAGCGCGTCCCATACGTGCTTCAGCTCAACAAGCGAGATCTGCCGACGGCGGTCCCCACCGCCGACCTGGTGTCGGCCCTGAGGTTGAACGAGGAGCCGGTCTTCGAGGCAGTCGCTCCGAAAGGGGTCGGGGTCTTCGAAACGCTCAAAGCTGTGGTCAAGAGCGTGCTCGTCGATCTGAAGAACCGCTAG